A window of the Bacteroidia bacterium genome harbors these coding sequences:
- a CDS encoding polysaccharide deacetylase family protein: MGISYETTQNVEEFKSYAGPKFNYSEHQIENEIFIYSERLLFEKGIEDQQFGFTEWDGIKAFYATHPKYSVPFDLFSASFYLVSRYEEYLPHLRDSHDRYNETESIAYTRGFLQKPVVNIWAQKFKSIILERYPNLKSANSKYKYISTIDIDNAYAYLEKGLMRTLGAYGRSLINFDLPQIVERTKVLMRLMHDPYDTYDLMHDLHRRYKINVIYFFLLGEYGENDKNVSVDNRNFQSLIQSLADYADTGIHPSYGSNIKQGRLQKEVQLLTKILKREVTKSRQHFLKIRLPDTYRQLISVDIKEDFTMGYAGNIGFRAGICSSFYFYDLDQEVQTPLVIHPFAVMDATFRYYLKVNPEQVIDLIKPLLEEVKAVNGTFISLWHNESLSENHIWKGYRSIYEELLKIASA, translated from the coding sequence ATGGGTATTAGTTACGAAACAACTCAAAATGTAGAAGAGTTTAAAAGTTATGCCGGCCCCAAATTCAATTATTCAGAACATCAGATTGAAAATGAAATATTCATTTATTCAGAAAGGTTGTTGTTTGAGAAAGGTATTGAAGACCAGCAATTCGGGTTTACTGAATGGGATGGCATAAAAGCATTTTATGCAACACATCCAAAATACAGTGTGCCATTCGATTTATTTTCTGCATCATTCTATTTAGTGAGTCGTTACGAAGAATATCTTCCACATTTAAGGGATTCGCATGACCGATATAATGAAACGGAAAGTATTGCATACACCAGAGGATTTCTTCAGAAACCTGTAGTGAATATTTGGGCACAGAAATTCAAATCTATAATTTTAGAAAGATATCCTAATCTTAAGTCGGCAAACTCAAAGTACAAGTATATATCAACTATTGACATTGATAATGCATATGCTTACTTAGAAAAGGGCCTGATGCGTACTTTAGGCGCTTACGGCAGGTCTTTAATTAATTTCGATTTACCTCAAATTGTAGAACGTACCAAGGTGTTGATGCGTTTGATGCATGACCCTTATGACACTTATGACTTAATGCATGATTTGCATAGACGATATAAGATCAATGTAATTTACTTTTTTTTACTAGGCGAATATGGAGAAAACGATAAAAATGTTTCTGTTGATAACAGAAATTTTCAATCACTCATTCAATCCTTAGCTGACTATGCCGATACAGGAATCCATCCAAGTTATGGTTCAAATATCAAACAAGGCCGTCTGCAAAAAGAAGTTCAGCTGCTGACTAAAATTCTAAAAAGAGAAGTAACTAAAAGCAGGCAACATTTTCTCAAAATAAGATTGCCTGATACTTACAGACAATTAATTAGTGTTGACATTAAAGAAGATTTCACAATGGGCTATGCAGGAAATATCGGTTTCAGAGCAGGCATTTGTTCTTCTTTTTATTTTTATGATCTGGATCAGGAAGTACAAACACCACTTGTCATACATCCGTTTGCTGTAATGGATGCAACTTTCAGATATTACCTAAAAGTAAATCCTGAACAGGTAATAGATTTGATAAAACCACTGCTTGAAGAAGTTAAAGCAGTAAATGGTACTTTTATCAGTTTATGGCATAATGAATCACTCAGCGAGAATCATATCTGGAAAGGTTATAGAAGTATTTATGAAGAATTACTTAAAATAGCATCTGCCTGA
- the upp gene encoding uracil phosphoribosyltransferase — MVNILSTGNSLLHHFVAELRDVEIQNDRMRFRRNLERIGEIAAYEISKTMNYENTDVTTPLGIATVPLLQSQPVLGTILRAGLPLHQGLLNYFDQADNAFISAYRRHHKDGSFDIHLQYLSSPPIAGRTLILSDPMLATGQSLVETYKAMLESGQPAHTHVVAAIASRQGIEYVKANLPDDLTIWVAAVDEELTAQSYIVPGLGDAGDLAFGEKK; from the coding sequence ATGGTAAATATTCTAAGCACAGGCAACTCCTTACTACATCATTTTGTCGCAGAATTACGTGATGTAGAAATACAGAATGACAGGATGCGTTTTAGAAGAAATCTTGAACGCATTGGTGAAATTGCCGCTTACGAAATAAGCAAAACCATGAATTATGAAAACACAGATGTAACCACCCCTCTGGGTATTGCCACTGTTCCACTTCTGCAAAGTCAACCTGTATTAGGCACTATTTTAAGAGCCGGGCTACCACTACATCAGGGCTTATTGAATTATTTTGATCAGGCAGATAATGCATTTATTTCGGCTTACAGACGTCATCATAAAGATGGTAGTTTTGATATACACCTTCAATATCTATCATCTCCACCAATTGCTGGAAGAACATTGATTTTAAGTGACCCTATGCTTGCCACAGGTCAGTCATTAGTTGAAACTTATAAAGCAATGCTTGAATCCGGACAACCTGCGCATACACATGTTGTAGCTGCCATTGCAAGCAGACAAGGTATAGAATATGTTAAAGCAAATTTACCTGATGACTTAACCATTTGGGTTGCTGCTGTTGACGAGGAACTCACTGCACAGTCATATATTGTCCCCGGCTTGGGTGATGCCGGAGATTTAGCTTTTGGTGAGAAAAAGTAA
- a CDS encoding geranylgeranylglycerol-phosphate geranylgeranyltransferase — MGFLRLIRFPNLIILALAQCLIYYMIVVPLLKTSEFTPSLHTWQFLLIVLSTVLIAAGGYTINDFFDKDIDAANGIGKVHDFSGWTMKTFYFVFSIIGIAIGLYLTYALKLRQFALTYLLTAALLYFYSASYKRLPLVGNFVVAFLTAVAVFLPAFADYELQYAFRDIKLPVINNKMYNLRLIIAITAAYAFFAFLISLVREIIKDIEDIEGDREFGCNTLPIVAGKDNAKFIAIGLLLLIFGLILFLQIKQAWWESLPVFGYTMLFVQIPILILAVKLFFSVEKKHFKAASIMAKVVMIGGILSLPVFKYFST, encoded by the coding sequence ATGGGATTTTTAAGGCTTATAAGATTTCCGAATTTAATAATTCTGGCATTGGCTCAATGTCTGATTTATTATATGATTGTTGTGCCTTTGCTAAAAACATCGGAGTTTACGCCTTCATTGCATACATGGCAGTTTTTGTTGATAGTCCTAAGTACAGTACTTATTGCAGCAGGAGGCTATACTATAAATGATTTTTTTGACAAAGACATTGATGCTGCAAACGGAATCGGCAAAGTGCACGACTTCTCCGGATGGACAATGAAAACATTTTATTTTGTTTTCTCTATCATAGGTATTGCTATTGGGCTTTACCTTACTTACGCCTTGAAATTAAGGCAATTTGCACTCACCTATTTACTCACTGCAGCACTACTTTATTTTTATTCTGCATCATACAAAAGACTTCCATTGGTTGGAAATTTTGTTGTTGCTTTTTTAACAGCTGTAGCGGTTTTCCTTCCTGCATTTGCAGACTATGAATTGCAATATGCATTTCGTGATATTAAACTTCCTGTTATTAATAATAAGATGTATAATCTTAGATTAATAATTGCAATTACGGCAGCTTATGCTTTTTTTGCATTTCTTATTTCATTAGTCAGAGAAATAATTAAAGATATTGAAGATATTGAAGGCGATAGAGAATTTGGATGCAACACACTCCCAATTGTTGCCGGCAAGGATAATGCAAAATTTATAGCCATTGGTTTATTACTCTTGATATTTGGATTGATTTTATTTCTTCAGATTAAACAAGCCTGGTGGGAAAGTCTTCCGGTCTTTGGTTATACTATGCTATTTGTACAAATACCAATTCTCATTTTAGCAGTGAAATTATTTTTCTCTGTAGAAAAAAAGCATTTCAAAGCAGCCAGCATAATGGCAAAAGTGGTTATGATTGGGGGCATATTATCTCTTCCGGTTTTTAAATATTTCAGTACCTGA
- a CDS encoding Rossmann-like and DUF2520 domain-containing protein, which produces MSDTQTKDNKFTLTFIGSGNVAWLLAILFKTSGHKIKEIYSSNKKTGSALSKVTGSKFVSDIQKINNHSDIYFITTNDDSIAEVVTHLPDSQSIVVHTSGTVDIQVLKKKFKNAGVVYPLQSITSASVLSDELTFCLEATSNKVLTSLKQLITSVNCRFVVMNSQKRAKLHLAAVLVNNFTNHLYAQAFSFLNKNRIEFNLLKPLITHTAKRLEGNPAAFQTGPAVRNDNKTIQQHLSLLKDNKQLAELYKQMTESIYKFHKK; this is translated from the coding sequence ATGTCCGATACACAAACAAAGGATAACAAATTCACACTGACCTTTATTGGATCAGGGAATGTTGCCTGGTTGTTGGCCATTTTATTTAAAACTTCAGGACATAAGATTAAAGAGATTTACAGCAGTAATAAAAAAACCGGTTCTGCACTTTCAAAAGTTACAGGCAGCAAGTTTGTTTCTGACATTCAAAAAATCAACAACCATTCAGACATTTATTTCATTACAACTAACGATGACAGCATTGCCGAAGTTGTTACTCATTTACCAGATTCGCAGAGCATAGTCGTTCATACATCCGGTACTGTTGATATACAAGTACTGAAAAAGAAATTTAAAAATGCCGGAGTTGTTTATCCTTTGCAATCTATAACCTCTGCAAGTGTTTTATCGGACGAACTAACCTTTTGTTTGGAAGCAACCAGCAACAAGGTATTAACTTCGTTAAAACAATTAATAACTTCAGTAAATTGTCGTTTTGTAGTAATGAACTCTCAAAAAAGAGCAAAATTGCATCTTGCTGCTGTGCTGGTAAATAATTTCACTAATCATTTGTATGCACAGGCATTTTCTTTTTTGAACAAAAACAGAATAGAATTCAATCTTCTGAAGCCTTTAATTACACATACTGCAAAGCGATTAGAGGGTAATCCTGCTGCTTTTCAAACCGGGCCTGCTGTCAGAAATGATAATAAAACTATTCAACAGCATTTAAGTTTATTAAAAGACAACAAACAACTTGCGGAATTATACAAGCAAATGACAGAATCAATTTATAAATTTCACAAAAAATGA
- a CDS encoding 3-deoxy-D-manno-octulosonate 8-phosphate phosphatase, with amino-acid sequence MNSVNFKEKLKEIKCFVFDVDGVLTNGMLHVTNDGKLLRAMNIKDGYALQLAVKKGYRVVIISGGKDEGVVIRLKNLGISDIYVGIGNKLQQLFSVMQEHHLTSAQLLYMGDDMPDAEAMKNCAIASCPYDAAPQIRDICHYISPIKGGEGCARDVIEQVLTLNNDWE; translated from the coding sequence ATGAACAGCGTGAATTTTAAAGAAAAATTAAAAGAAATAAAATGCTTTGTCTTTGATGTAGATGGTGTGCTTACTAACGGTATGCTGCATGTCACCAACGATGGAAAACTTTTACGTGCCATGAATATTAAAGATGGATATGCACTTCAATTGGCAGTAAAAAAAGGTTATCGTGTTGTAATCATTTCAGGTGGCAAAGATGAGGGCGTTGTTATCCGTCTTAAAAATTTAGGTATAAGTGATATTTATGTTGGCATTGGAAATAAACTGCAACAGTTGTTTTCTGTAATGCAGGAACATCATCTTACATCAGCACAACTGCTCTATATGGGTGATGACATGCCTGATGCAGAAGCAATGAAAAATTGTGCCATAGCCAGTTGCCCTTATGATGCTGCACCACAAATTCGCGATATTTGCCATTATATTTCACCTATAAAAGGAGGTGAAGGTTGTGCACGTGATGTTATTGAACAAGTTTTAACTCTAAACAACGATTGGGAATAA